ACGCGCTCAACAAGCAAACGCGCCTCAACTTTACCCATCATACGCTGGCGGGCTCCTGGGAGGAGCTAACGCATAATGGCGCGGATATTATTCTTGGGGCCATCAATGAGCCACCCACCTCTGCCGCATGGTCGTACAAAATGCTTGGCACGCTGGATAATGTGTTTGTCGTCGCCCCTTCGCACCCCCTGGCAAGCGCGTCGGATCCGTTGACCAATGAGCAACTCTGCCTGCATCGGGCGGAGGTGATCAGCGACAGTGCCCGCTATTGTCAGCCGTTACAATCTAATTTGATGGATGAACAGGCGCAAATTCGCGTCGACAGTTTTAGCAGTAAAGTCACGCTGTTACGTGCGGGCATCGGCTGCGGATTCCTCCCCCGGCATATCGCCAGACCGTGGCTGACCAGTGGGGAGCTGGTGGAAAAATCCGTGATTTCATTTCGTGAAAAGGACGTTGCCTACATGGCATGGCGCAATCACAGCGACGGTCTTGCGCAGCGCTGGTGGCGTGAAGCGTTACTCACCAGCACTGAAATCGCAAAACTGTATCAGTGACTGACCCACACAGAGGCTGAAATGGCCGGCAGGCTGAGAATATCCTCCGCAAGCTGGCCTTTCCCTTCATGGCATTGCCATTGCGTCACATTGAGCAGCGGCGAATCGGCTAACACCACTTCGCATGCCTCGCCCCGGTTAATCGCCA
This Citrobacter enshiensis DNA region includes the following protein-coding sequences:
- a CDS encoding LysR family transcriptional regulator, with translation MRINLDVLLILDALDKHGSFAAAAESLFKTPAALSYMIQKLENDLNIELLDRSGHRAKFTDTGRMMLEKGRLLLSAAKDLEKQAVQLSSGWEKELAIALDDSFPFEVLLPLIEEFDALNKQTRLNFTHHTLAGSWEELTHNGADIILGAINEPPTSAAWSYKMLGTLDNVFVVAPSHPLASASDPLTNEQLCLHRAEVISDSARYCQPLQSNLMDEQAQIRVDSFSSKVTLLRAGIGCGFLPRHIARPWLTSGELVEKSVISFREKDVAYMAWRNHSDGLAQRWWREALLTSTEIAKLYQ